From Brassica oleracea var. oleracea cultivar TO1000 chromosome C3, BOL, whole genome shotgun sequence, a single genomic window includes:
- the LOC106331008 gene encoding uncharacterized protein LOC106331008, which translates to MFMLVFSQTCSNYLLEALQLLTDHIGKEKAQESGSKVTSIICKVLFFEQLRLLQKSPDWPEIFRDAKPVPADESSQIPMAQQDVDGEIDSSDDGMPPPPLEAYTNRLRPFGVQFDAETDSDS; encoded by the exons ATGTTTATGTTGGTCTTCTCTCAGACTTGTTCAAACTACTTGCTT GAAGCTTTGCAGTTATTGACCGACCATATAGGAAAAGAAAAGGCTCAAGAATCTGGTAGCAAAGTTACTTCTATCATCTGCAAAGTTCTTTTCTTTGAGCAACTACGTCTCCTCCAAAAGTCTCCGGACTG GCCAGAGATCTTCAGAGATGCCAAGCCAGTTCCAGCTGATGAAAGCTCTCAAATACCTATGGCACAGCAAGACGTTGACGGTGAAATAGACTCGAGTGATGACGGCATGCCCCCTCCCCCATTGGAAGCATATACAAACAGATTGAGACCATTTGGAGTACAATTTGATGCAGAAACGGATTCTGATTCTTAG